The Struthio camelus isolate bStrCam1 chromosome 5, bStrCam1.hap1, whole genome shotgun sequence genome has a segment encoding these proteins:
- the MIDEAS gene encoding mitotic deacetylase-associated SANT domain protein, with protein MNLQAQQKSSSKRTGKRIAYFNEQEIAVSSKEPQQQLKEGQYYGHGGNIPVSQTMEISHAGGLTSAPNNVALINSVYNQDRGESMLMSQPETAVRWQNSLMGNRLPERSDSHWQSPPAMWNHSMVFGGNPKGPHSNAGAPGFYGHPEALKRNQEKGVFVSQLDFYEDAVQQMMSQKAQLEQQALVRQQAQMNSFHHMQKQQQQNQSLPLQPFQLAFGHQGQKQGLPELLHVFQEAPASSNPAFTAPQKQQALPQLQLFENFYPQQQQQQAATQAYSLQQATSIAQPHVAAAAPQHHMMAHQFQQTERNQELLKALTEQNQQTVLPQTQIPFPRRSRRLSKEGVLLTSAGEVLASKQAEEQSSNLFLHHWQTHQQEVPLQQPPEALAHSKSSYSHPKRMDLGQKDVLVNSELQLRQAEADRQATAQNGRDGEKQTAAAEESTQRANDFPGVRGGVIQSTRRRRRVSQEANLLTLAQKAVELASLQNVKELDASEEKKSVLVAAPGPTAAKSVVEFASSSPAPKRAREDNSLVPLIIPVSVPVRKIDLQSLGKEKCEDGKLQRGQINDRAPCERKPSVIVTRRRSNRNTNMETSNQHEDAVPKDEAEGFARKPKQRPRPEPLFIPPKAGTFIAPPVYSNITPYQSHLRSPVRLADHPSDRNFELPPYTPPPILSPVREGSGLYFNAILSSSGHSVAPPMTPKSAHRTLLRSNSSEVTPPVLTVMGEATPVSIEPRINVGTRFQAEIPSLQDRSLAAVDEHKAELVWQPWGDLETNKVTQESVENLLAAACSSIFPGAGTNQELALHFLHEAKGSVLGALTKLLLKRPVRSPTHPLADYHYTGSDKWKVAEKKLFNKGIAIYKKDFFLVQKLIKTKTVAQCVEFYYTYKKQVKIGRNGTLIFGDIDVTNEKSMKDEAEVDIKSSHRFARVLPLRRDIYSEEQGHVEEEEEEEEEEAEEGLDNRKKSTVPLKDAQTLPAGVIANDANIRSQEAAVTGRIARRPRETAVKPRKPVNAPVQRRRRKQKIKSDAPSKAQNPENTFPCKKCGRVFYKVKSRSAHMKSHAEQEKKAAALKQQEREAAAVAAAAAAHSQAQQEESSESGSSSSGSSGGSSDEDGEI; from the exons ATGAATCTTCAGGCTCAGCAAAAGTCCTCAAGCAAAAGGACTGGGAAACGAATTGCCTATTTTAATGAGCAGGAAATAGCTGTGTCATCAAAAGAACCACAGCAGCAACTTAAGGAAGGACAGTACTATGGGCATGGAGGGAATATACCAGTTTCCCAAACTATGGAGATTTCCCACGCAGGGGGATTAACAAGCGCCCCCAACAATGTTGCTTTGATAAACTCTGTTTACAATCAAGATCGCGGAGAATCGATGTTGATGTCCCAGCCAGAGACAGCAGTCAGGTGGCAGAATTCATTGATGGGAAATCGGTTGCCAGAGAGGAGTGACTCCCACTGGCAGTCTCCACCTGCTATGTGGAACCACAGTATGGTTTTTGGGGGCAACCCAAAAGGACCGCATTCCAATGCTGGTGCCCCTGGTTTCTATGGCCATCCTGAAGCCCTTAAAAGAAATCAAGAGAAAGGAGTGTTTGTGTCACAGCTGGACTTTTATGAAGATGCTGTCCAGCAGATGATGTCCCAGAAGGCTCAGCTGGAACAGCAAGCCCTAGTTAGACAGCAGGCCCAGATGAATTCTTTTCACCacatgcagaagcagcagcagcagaatcaaAGTCTGCCATTGCAGCCTTTCCAACTTGCATTTGGTCACCAAGGCCAGAAGCAAGGTCTTCCTGAGTTGTTACATGTCTTTCAAGAAGCCCCAGCTTCTTCCAACCCAGCATTTACTGCTCCGCAAAAACAACAAGCTCTTCCCCAGCTGCAACTGTTTGAAAATTTCtatccccagcagcagcagcaacaggctGCCACACAAGCCTACAGCCTACAGCAAGCTACTTCCATAGCACAGCCTCatgtggctgctgcagcacctcagcATCACATGATGGCACACCAGTTTCAGCAAACAGAGAGGAACCAGGAATTGCTCAAGGCGCTAACAGAGCAGAACCAACAGACTGTGCTACCTCAGACCCAGATCCCCTTTCCAAGAAGGTCACGGAGACTCTCCAAAGAAGGTGTCCTGCTGACATCTGCAGGAGAAGTGCTGGCTTCCAAGCAGGCAGAAGAACAATCCAGCAATTTATTTTTGCATCACTGGCAAACACATCAGCAAGAGGTCCCATTACAGCAGCCTCCTGAAGCACTGGCCCACAGCAAAAGTAGCTATTCACACCCCAAGAGAATGGATCTGGGGCAGAAGGACGTCCTGGTCAACAGCGAGCTGCAGCTGCgccaggcagaggcagacaggcaaGCCACAGCCCAGAATGGTAGAGATGGAGAAAAGcagacagcagcagctgaagaaagcaCTCAGAGGGCTAATGACTTTCCAGGTGTCAGAGGTGGGGTAATCCAGAGTACGCGAAGGAGACGGCGTGTTTCTCAAGAAGCCAACCTGCTAACTTTGGCCCAAAAAGCTGTCGAGCTGGCTTCTCTTCAGAATGTCAAG gaATTGGATGcttcagaagagaagaagagTGTGCTAGTAGCAGCTCCAGGACCTACAGCTGCTAAAAGTGTTGTGGAATTTGCCAGTTCTTCACCAGCTCCCAAAAGAGCCCGAGAAGATAACAGCCTTGTGCCTCTTATCATTCCTGTGTCTGTGCCAGTGAGAAAAATTGACTTGCAGAGCCTTGGAAAGGAGAAGTGTGAGGATGGGAAGCTCCAGAGAGGCCAAATAAATGATCGGGCTCCTTGTGAACGCAAGCCTTCTGTGATAGTCACTCGAAGACGATCTAATCGTAATACCAACATGGAAACCTCAAATCAG CATGAAGATGCTGTTCCAAAGGATGAAGCAGAGGGCTTTGCCCGGAAACCAAAGCAGCGCCCAAGACCTGAGCCACTCTTCATACCACCGAAAGCTGGCACATTCATTGCACCACCAGTTTATTCCAACATTACTCCATATCAGAGCCACTTACGGTCACCGGTCCGTCTGGCAGATCATCCTTCCGATAGGAACTTTGAGCTACCTCCTTACACTCCTCCTCCAATTCTTAGCCCAGTGAGAGAAGGATCTGGGCTGTATTTTAATGCTATCCTCTCTTCGAGTGGTCATTCAGTTGCACCTCCAATGACTCCTAAAAGTGCTCACAGAACTCTGCTTAGATCTA ATAGTTCAGAAGTTACCCCTCCTGTTCTTACAGTAATGGGGGAAGCCACCCCAGTCAGCATTGAACC GCGAATCAATGTAGGAACCCGCTTTCAAGCAGAAATCCCATCTCTCCAAGACAGATCTCTGGCTGCAGTTGATGAGCATAAAGCAGAGTTAGTGTGGCAGCCGTGGGGTGACCTGGAAACCAACAAAGTCACTCAAGAGAGTG TGGAAAATCTGCTAGCCGCTGCATGTTCAAGCATTTTTCCTGGGGCTGGAACCAACCAGGAGCTGGCACTGCATTTCTTGCATGAAGCGAAGGGAAGCGTTCTG GGGGCTTTGACCAAACTGCTGTTGAAGAGGCCAGTACGATCACCTACCCACCCTCTGGCAGATTATCACTACACAG GATCAGACAAGTGGAAAGTTgctgaaaaaaagcttttcaataaAGGCATTGCAATCTACAAGAAAGATTTCTTCTTGGTCCAAAAGCTT ATAAAAACCAAGACAGTGGCTCAGTGTGTGGAATTCTACTACACGTATAAGAAACAAGTGAAAATTGGTCGGAATGGGACCTTAATTTTTGGGGACATTGATGTTACTAATGAGAAGTCTATGAAAGATGAAGCTGAAGTTGACATCAAG AGTTCCCATAGGTTTGCACGTGTGCTTCCTCTCAGAAGGGACATTTACAGTGAAGAACAGGGgcatgtggaggaagaggaggaggaggaagaggaggaggcagaggaggggttGGATAACAGAAAGAAGAGTACAGTTCCCCTCAAAGATGCACAGACACTACCAGCTGGTGTAATA GCCAATGATGCCAATATAAGGAGTCAAGAGGCAGCTGTCACAGGCAGGATCGCAAGGAGGCCAAGGGAAACAGCAGTGAAGCCTCGAAAGCCTGTTAATGCtccagtgcagaggaggaggcggaaacagaagataaaatcaGATGCTCCCAGTAAAGCTCAGAACCCAGAAAACACGTTTCCATGTAAAAAATGTGGCAG GGTGTTCTACAAGGTGAAGAGCCGCAGCGCTCACATGAAGAGCCACGCGGAGCAGGAGAAGAAGGCAGCCGCGCTGAAGCAGcaagagagagaggcagcagcagtggcagcggcagcagcagcccacagccaggcccagcaggaggagagcagcgagagtgggagcagcagcagtggAAGCAGCGGAGGGAGCTCAGATGAGGATGGAGAAATATAG